In Babesia bovis T2Bo chromosome 4 map unlocalized Chr4_2, whole genome shotgun sequence, the sequence GTTGGTCACAAAACCATTAAACGCTTATGCTCCGTGGACCAGATATCATTTAGTGCTCATGCTGATTACCATCAAACCAAGGAATTCATTCGGAGGTTATCCGTTCCGAATGTCATCCTTGTCCATGGTGAGCGTAATGAGATGACTCGTATGAGGGACAAGCTTTCTGAGGAGATCAATGAGCTTTCTGTTTTTATGCCTGAGGTGCTACAGATGATAACTCTCAACTTCCCACCGGACACCACTATCCATGCCGTGGGTCAAATAGCAGATGACGCTAAGAGAATTGCAACTCATGGCCCTGACGATACCGTGGCATATTCTAGCGTGGTCCTGGTTGGCGAAAACAAACCCAAAGTGGTCTATGCCGATGACCTGGAGAACTCAGTCTCCTTGGACCTCAGCTATCTGGATCAACAGATGACCATTGAGTTCAATGGTACCCTAGAGGACCTGAAAGCAACATTGGATGGCATCTACGATCAGGTGGAGATAATAGGCAATGACCAGTTACGTGTTCTAGGCCTGGTAACAGTCTTTGTTGCCAATGGACGCCTAAGGATGACCTGGACCTCTAACCCAGTGGCGGACCTCGTTGCTGATAGTATCAACATGGTTGCTATACAGTTGATCGTGAACCCCAAAGAATGCTTACAGGAATCCGGGATTAACGTTCTACTCAAGGAAGACTCAGTCTTCTATGAGGTATCAGAGAAGCAGCTGATTGCGAAATTCGGGGCACCGGTAGATCCCTGTGTCAAGGAGGAATCAATTGACCCCAAAGGCCACAGGAAACTGCAGTTTCTAATCCAGAATCCATATTCCGAGAACTCGCCTGTTGTTGGCATGGACGTCAACCTTAGTACTTGCGAAGTAGGTTTTTAGGTGTGTCTAACATATGGTACCAGGTAACCTGTGAAGACAAGGAGGCTGCCAACATTGCAATCTCCATATTAAACACGATAAAGGCTGCTTTGAGGCCGGTAACATTCTAGCTTAACTATCGCACCATTATGTTTGTGTTACTGTCCCTTTTGTTATGATGCTAACGATGTTATCTTCATCTGTTAGGACCTTATCCTCTGCTAGCTGCATACCAGATACTCCCACAGCTTTGTGGAAGTTGCGTCCAATTTCAAAATGCAGCATGCTTGCAAACTCCCGTACTGTGGTTCCGGGCATCACGGTGATGCATTCTCGGAATGCCTTGCTGCTGCTCTCATCGTCGCCAAATGTTTTCAGGTTCTTCACGGGGTAGACGCAGATAACTCCAGCTGCCTTAGTGGCTTCATTTAGGGCGGAAGTTACCCCTGTAGAGCCGAATCTGTATAATACCAGGTCACGTATATTGTTGAGTCTGGTACGTAGCTTCTCATCTGGTGGTTTCAAGCGGTCGTTCCTAGGGTCATCATCGGAATCTCCGTGCATATAGAAATCACTGTCACCTTCGAAGAAGTCGATATATCCCTGTGATTGCATTTTGCGCAGGAAGCACATGGCTAGTGCACTGCACATTACTGTGGGTACGTCTGGGTGTCGTTGGCATATCCGTAGTGTGTTTCCATCCGTATCACCTTCTGAATCAATTTTATTCAGTACCAATACGAATTTGAACCGTTCCTGCACGAATACGGAGACGAATTTGCGAATTTGTTTTTCATCCCATTCCAGTAGGTCAACGAATTGTGAGTGCTTCACTTCCATGAGGTCAAGTACTCGTGAGACCATGGTTTCTGGTACCATGTATCCTGACAATTTGCTATGGAGTGTTGTTACTGCATTATCCTTCTTCATTAAATGCCTCTTTGCCATTGTTGTCCATTTGGGTAACAAGTTATTGTAAATCCATAGTTCAATTTCTTCTACTAACCATGAGTGGTCTCCTGATGGATCGTATCCTATTGTTGCATCTCCCTTTTCGTTAGTTCTCCCGGAGACGTCTATTATATGCATCAGCACGTCTGCGTGGCGCAGGTCGTCCAGGAACTTGTTCCCGATGCCACGGCCCTCGTTAGCCCCTGGGATCAACCCTGCGACATCCAGTAGCTTGACAGGTACTCTTCTGACGCCATTCCTGCAACTTCCGAAGGATGGCGCACATTTGACGTTATACTTTACACATGGGCAATCCGTAGTAAAGAACGCCACTCCGTGGTTAGGCTCGATTGTAGTGAATGGGTGCGCTGCGGTTTTTGCGTTTGGATTCACGCAGACGGCATTGAAAAAGGTAGACTTACCAGAGGAAGGCTTGCCGACACATCCTATTACAAAGTCCCGCGCCATTTAGTATCAATGGCTATGGATCtcaatatattaaatgcgATTTAAATGACTTTCCAAAAGCCATTGTACTGCga encodes:
- a CDS encoding GTPase family protein — protein: MARDFVIGCVGKPSSGKSTFFNAVCVNPNAKTAAHPFTTIEPNHGVAFFTTDCPCVKYNVKCAPSFGSCRNGVRRVPVKLLDVAGLIPGANEGRGIGNKFLDDLRHADVLMHIIDVSGRTNEKGDATIGYDPSGDHSWLVEEIELWIYNNLLPKWTTMAKRHLMKKDNAVTTLHSKLSGYMVPETMVSRVLDLMEVKHSQFVDLLEWDEKQIRKFVSVFVQERFKFVLVLNKIDSEGDTDGNTLRICQRHPDVPTVMCSALAMCFLRKMQSQGYIDFFEGDSDFYMHGDSDDDPRNDRLKPPDEKLRTRLNNIRDLVLYRFGSTGVTSALNEATKAAGVICVYPVKNLKTFGDDESSSKAFRECITVMPGTTVREFASMLHFEIGRNFHKAVGVSGMQLAEDKVLTDEDNIVSIITKGTVTQT